A genomic window from Clostridium aceticum includes:
- a CDS encoding fumarate hydratase, translated as MREVHVSKITETIKKLCIDANYYLTKDMRARFDEARANEDFPIAQNILDVLIENADIAQNEARPMCQDTGMAVVFLEIGQEVQVVGGSLEDAINEGVRQGYTEGYLRKSVVNDPIERINTKDNTPAIIYYDIIPGDTFKVTVAPKGFGSENMSQIKMLKPSDGIEGIKDFVLKVVKEAGPNPCPPIVVGIGIGGTFDKAAFLAKKALLRSTDERHVKPFYAELEKELLGAINDLGIGPQGFGGRTTALAVNIETYGTHIAGLPVAVNINCHATRHKDAHI; from the coding sequence ATGAGAGAAGTTCACGTTTCTAAAATTACTGAAACTATAAAAAAACTTTGCATTGATGCAAACTACTATCTAACAAAGGATATGAGAGCAAGATTTGATGAAGCACGAGCTAACGAAGATTTTCCTATTGCACAAAATATCTTAGATGTATTAATAGAAAATGCAGATATTGCACAAAATGAAGCAAGACCTATGTGCCAAGATACAGGGATGGCTGTAGTGTTTTTAGAAATCGGACAAGAGGTACAAGTGGTTGGTGGAAGTTTAGAGGATGCCATCAACGAAGGGGTAAGACAAGGTTATACAGAAGGATACTTAAGAAAGTCCGTAGTAAATGATCCTATAGAGAGAATAAACACCAAGGATAATACACCTGCTATCATTTATTACGATATCATTCCGGGGGATACTTTTAAAGTGACGGTTGCTCCAAAAGGCTTTGGCAGTGAAAATATGAGTCAGATTAAAATGCTAAAACCCTCTGACGGTATTGAAGGGATAAAGGATTTTGTTCTAAAAGTAGTAAAGGAGGCAGGACCAAACCCATGCCCTCCTATTGTTGTAGGCATAGGTATAGGTGGAACTTTTGATAAGGCAGCTTTTCTTGCAAAAAAAGCCCTCTTAAGATCCACAGATGAAAGACATGTAAAGCCCTTCTATGCTGAATTAGAAAAAGAATTACTAGGGGCAATCAATGATCTAGGCATAGGTCCACAAGGTTTTGGTGGCAGAACTACTGCTTTAGCAGTAAACATAGAAACCTATGGAACTCATATTGCAGGATTACCTGTTGCAGTAAATATAAACTGTCATGCAACAAGACACAAAGATGCCCATATATAG
- the citD gene encoding citrate lyase acyl carrier protein, whose translation MEIKAPAKAGTMESNDIYIMVQPNDESGIAIDLESIVMKQFGKQIQQVILETLESLEIKNIHIVAKDRGALDYTIRARVETAVKRAM comes from the coding sequence ATGGAGATCAAAGCTCCGGCAAAAGCAGGTACGATGGAATCGAATGACATTTATATTATGGTTCAACCCAACGATGAGAGTGGGATTGCCATCGACCTTGAAAGTATTGTAATGAAACAGTTTGGGAAACAAATCCAACAGGTAATTTTAGAAACACTAGAAAGTTTGGAGATAAAAAATATTCACATTGTTGCTAAAGATAGAGGAGCTCTAGACTATACCATAAGAGCAAGAGTCGAAACCGCAGTAAAAAGGGCAATGTAA
- a CDS encoding HpcH/HpaI aldolase/citrate lyase family protein, which produces MERLRRTMLFMPGNNPSMLQSAGILGADSIILDLEDAVSITEKDAARILVRNAIKHVDFHGTEVVVRINPLSSGFGLKDAEEIGRVKPDALMVTKATEEDVKTVCEILTDIEAQEGFQIGSIKIFALIETAYGLETIHSVIQASPRVIGVLLGAEDLTADLGIKRTREGEEIFYARSKVAAACKAYKVDAIDTPFADMNDCEGFEKDINTSKSLGMTGKAAINPRQVDTIHEIFAPSQEEISYAQRVIHAMEEAQKEGKGVFSLDGKMVDAPIIARAENVMKKAKLAGLVKEW; this is translated from the coding sequence ATGGAGAGACTTAGAAGAACAATGCTATTTATGCCAGGAAACAATCCTAGTATGCTGCAAAGTGCTGGCATTCTCGGAGCAGACAGCATTATATTAGATCTGGAAGATGCAGTAAGTATTACAGAAAAGGATGCAGCCAGAATTTTAGTAAGAAACGCTATAAAGCATGTAGACTTTCATGGTACTGAAGTGGTTGTAAGAATCAACCCCCTTTCATCTGGTTTTGGTTTAAAAGATGCTGAAGAAATAGGAAGAGTAAAGCCTGATGCCTTAATGGTAACAAAAGCAACTGAAGAAGATGTAAAAACAGTATGTGAAATCTTAACAGATATTGAGGCACAAGAAGGCTTTCAAATTGGCAGTATAAAAATTTTTGCTTTAATCGAAACCGCCTATGGGCTAGAAACCATTCACAGCGTGATACAGGCTTCACCAAGAGTTATAGGTGTTTTATTAGGTGCAGAAGATTTAACTGCTGACCTTGGCATAAAGAGAACTAGAGAAGGTGAGGAAATCTTCTACGCAAGAAGCAAGGTAGCTGCTGCATGTAAAGCCTATAAAGTAGATGCTATTGATACACCTTTCGCTGATATGAATGACTGTGAAGGTTTTGAAAAGGATATAAATACATCTAAATCCTTAGGGATGACAGGAAAGGCTGCTATTAATCCAAGACAGGTAGATACAATTCACGAAATTTTTGCACCTTCTCAGGAAGAAATCAGCTATGCTCAAAGGGTGATTCATGCTATGGAAGAGGCACAAAAAGAAGGTAAAGGTGTATTTTCTTTAGACGGAAAAATGGTGGATGCACCGATTATTGCAAGGGCAGAAAATGTCATGAAAAAAGCAAAGCTTGCAGGCTTGGTAAAGGAGTGGTAG
- a CDS encoding Fe-S-containing hydro-lyase, with the protein MSKKITMPLTKEKVEDLKAGDSVLLTGIIYTARDAAHKRLVQLLEEGKNLPFDIEDQAIYYVGPTPAKEGQPIGSAGPTTSYRMDAYTPQLLAKGLKGMIGKGMRNEEVVKAMKEFGAVYFAAIGGAAALTAKCVKSSEIIAYEDLGAEAIRKLYVEDLPLVVVIDKEGNNYYDIGQQKYLETQR; encoded by the coding sequence ATGAGCAAAAAAATAACCATGCCTCTAACAAAGGAAAAAGTAGAAGATCTGAAGGCGGGAGATAGTGTTTTACTTACAGGGATCATCTACACCGCTAGAGATGCCGCTCATAAAAGGCTGGTACAACTATTAGAAGAGGGAAAGAATCTCCCTTTTGATATCGAAGATCAGGCAATTTACTATGTAGGACCCACTCCAGCTAAGGAAGGGCAACCTATAGGTTCAGCTGGACCCACTACTAGCTATAGAATGGATGCCTATACGCCACAACTTTTAGCAAAGGGTTTAAAAGGCATGATTGGCAAAGGTATGCGGAATGAAGAAGTGGTAAAGGCTATGAAGGAGTTTGGTGCTGTGTATTTTGCTGCCATAGGTGGGGCAGCAGCTTTAACGGCTAAGTGTGTGAAATCTTCTGAAATTATTGCCTATGAAGACTTAGGTGCGGAAGCTATAAGAAAACTTTATGTTGAAGATCTTCCGTTGGTTGTGGTAATTGATAAAGAAGGTAACAATTATTATGATATAGGACAGCAGAAATACTTAGAAACACAAAGGTAG
- a CDS encoding methylaspartate ammonia-lyase has translation MKIIDIVCSSGRTGFYFDDQRAIKQGAEHDGFTYIGEAVTEGFTKVRQAGESISVMFILEDGQVAYGDCAAVQYSGAGGRDPLFLADEFIPIIEKHIAPTLIGREITAFKELAEEVDNMMVEGKRLHTAIRYGITQGILDAVSKAKKITMAEVIKEEYNTNVELKRIPIFTQSGDDRYNNVDKMIIKGADVLPHALINHVDTKLGKNGEILKEYVSWLKNRIEALRAREEDSFIMHIDVYGTIGLAFNNDVEKMANYLGELETAAAPFKLRIEGPMDVENREGQVKALKALRTALKEKNIGVELVADEWCNTWEDIKLFVDEGAADMIQIKTPDLGGINNIVESILYCKANGVGAYSGGTCNETDRSAQVCTNIAIACGADQCLAKPGMGVDEGFMIVHNEMNRVLALAKRRETSSK, from the coding sequence ATGAAAATTATAGACATCGTATGCTCATCAGGAAGAACAGGATTTTACTTTGACGATCAAAGAGCGATTAAACAAGGAGCAGAACATGATGGATTCACATATATAGGGGAAGCTGTTACTGAAGGTTTTACAAAGGTTAGACAAGCAGGAGAGTCTATTTCAGTAATGTTCATTTTAGAAGACGGTCAAGTAGCTTATGGTGATTGTGCTGCTGTTCAATACTCAGGAGCAGGCGGAAGAGATCCTCTGTTTTTAGCAGATGAGTTTATTCCAATCATAGAAAAACATATTGCACCAACGCTTATTGGAAGAGAAATAACAGCCTTCAAAGAACTTGCTGAAGAAGTTGACAACATGATGGTGGAAGGTAAAAGACTTCATACAGCCATTAGATACGGTATTACTCAAGGAATTTTAGATGCAGTTTCTAAAGCAAAGAAAATAACCATGGCAGAAGTAATCAAAGAAGAGTATAATACTAATGTAGAATTAAAAAGAATCCCAATTTTCACACAATCTGGGGATGATAGATATAACAATGTAGACAAAATGATTATCAAGGGAGCAGATGTTCTTCCTCATGCATTAATCAATCATGTAGATACAAAGTTAGGAAAAAATGGTGAAATACTTAAAGAATATGTTAGCTGGTTAAAAAATAGAATAGAAGCCTTAAGAGCTAGAGAAGAAGATAGTTTTATCATGCATATCGACGTTTATGGCACCATTGGTTTGGCTTTCAATAATGATGTTGAAAAAATGGCAAACTATCTTGGAGAACTTGAAACAGCAGCGGCACCCTTCAAACTTCGTATAGAAGGACCTATGGATGTTGAAAATAGAGAAGGACAAGTAAAGGCGTTAAAAGCTCTAAGAACAGCTTTAAAAGAAAAAAATATTGGTGTTGAACTTGTTGCAGATGAATGGTGTAATACATGGGAAGACATCAAGTTATTTGTAGACGAAGGTGCTGCGGATATGATTCAAATTAAGACACCAGACCTTGGTGGTATTAACAATATTGTAGAATCTATCTTATACTGTAAAGCAAACGGTGTAGGTGCCTATAGTGGTGGAACCTGTAATGAAACCGATAGATCAGCACAAGTATGTACAAATATAGCCATTGCTTGTGGTGCAGACCAATGTCTTGCAAAACCAGGAATGGGTGTTGATGAAGGATTTATGATCGTTCATAACGAAATGAATAGAGTACTGGCATTAGCAAAAAGAAGAGAAACCTCATCAAAATAA
- a CDS encoding methylaspartate mutase subunit E, which yields MELKNKKMTEAEFSKQREEILTHWPTGKGVDLQEAVEYLKKVPEHKNFAAKLRKANQEGVTLVQPRAGVALVDEHIKLLQYLQDEGGADLLPNTIDSYTRQNRYNECEVGIQESIKENRSMLNGFPVVNHGVANCRKVLEAVELPLQARHGTPDARLLTEIIHAGGWTSNEGGGISYNIPYAKSVSLEKTILDWQYCDRLTGMYEEMGIEINREPFGPLTGTLVPPSMSNVVAIVEGLLAAEQGVKNLTLGYGQCGNLVQDVAAIRALVEQASEYFKTYGYNNIELTTVFHQWMGGFPADESKAFGVISWGSATAALAGATKVIVKTPHEAIGIPTKEANAQGIKATKQTLNLLKGQRLPMSKELEQEISLIKAETKCIMDKLFELGKGDLAVGVVKAFETGVMDIPFAPSKYNAGKILPARDNNGAVRYLEFGGIPMSKEIKDFNRQLLEDRAKTEGRDVSFQMVVDDIYAVGKGTLVGRPENK from the coding sequence ATGGAACTTAAAAATAAAAAAATGACAGAAGCAGAATTTTCGAAGCAAAGAGAGGAAATACTAACCCATTGGCCAACTGGAAAAGGTGTAGATCTACAAGAGGCAGTAGAATACTTAAAAAAAGTTCCTGAGCATAAAAACTTTGCAGCGAAGTTAAGAAAAGCAAACCAGGAAGGTGTAACACTTGTACAACCAAGAGCAGGGGTTGCACTGGTAGATGAACATATCAAGCTTTTACAATACCTTCAAGATGAAGGTGGAGCAGATCTTCTGCCAAACACCATTGATAGTTATACAAGACAAAATAGATACAATGAATGCGAAGTGGGTATCCAAGAAAGTATAAAAGAAAATCGTTCAATGTTAAATGGATTTCCTGTAGTAAATCACGGAGTGGCTAATTGTAGGAAAGTATTAGAGGCAGTAGAACTTCCTCTTCAAGCAAGACACGGCACACCAGATGCAAGGTTATTAACAGAAATCATTCATGCTGGTGGTTGGACCTCTAACGAGGGTGGTGGAATTTCTTACAACATCCCTTATGCAAAAAGTGTTAGTTTAGAAAAAACAATTTTAGATTGGCAATATTGTGATAGACTTACAGGAATGTATGAGGAAATGGGTATTGAAATCAATAGAGAACCTTTTGGACCGTTAACGGGAACTCTTGTACCTCCAAGTATGTCCAATGTGGTAGCGATCGTTGAAGGACTTCTTGCTGCAGAGCAAGGCGTAAAAAACCTTACATTAGGATATGGACAGTGCGGAAACTTAGTACAGGACGTTGCAGCTATTAGAGCTTTAGTAGAGCAAGCGTCAGAATACTTTAAAACATATGGTTACAATAATATAGAACTTACAACTGTATTCCATCAATGGATGGGTGGTTTCCCAGCGGATGAGTCAAAGGCATTTGGCGTAATTTCATGGGGATCTGCTACAGCAGCATTAGCTGGTGCAACAAAAGTAATTGTTAAAACACCTCATGAAGCTATTGGAATTCCTACAAAAGAAGCTAATGCTCAAGGAATCAAAGCAACAAAACAAACATTAAACCTGTTAAAAGGGCAAAGACTACCTATGTCAAAAGAGCTTGAGCAAGAAATCAGCTTGATTAAAGCAGAGACAAAGTGTATCATGGATAAATTATTTGAATTAGGTAAAGGCGATCTTGCAGTAGGCGTTGTAAAGGCCTTCGAAACAGGTGTTATGGATATTCCTTTTGCCCCAAGTAAGTACAATGCAGGAAAAATTCTTCCAGCGAGAGATAACAATGGCGCTGTTAGATATTTAGAATTTGGTGGTATTCCAATGTCTAAAGAAATCAAGGACTTCAATAGACAGTTATTAGAAGACAGAGCAAAAACAGAAGGAAGAGATGTTAGCTTCCAAATGGTTGTTGATGATATCTATGCTGTAGGAAAAGGAACACTTGTAGGTAGACCAGAAAACAAATAA